The genomic DNA CATGGAGGCCAGGGCCACGCGCGGCAGGAAGCCGAACAGGGCTTCAAGGTGCGGCTGGGCGAAGTCATCCGCCGCTGGCTGGAAGTAGAGCGCGATCTGCATGTATCCGACCATCATCACCAGGGTGACGAAGCCGAGGAGCACGCCTTTGCGCGCCTCCTTCTTGCCGTAAAATTCGCTGAGCAGGTCCGTGGATAGAAATACGCTGGCATAGAGCACGTTGCCGAGCGTGGTGGTCAACCCGAATAGCTGCACGGTCTTCAGCACCTGAATATTGCAAAGGAGCAGGTTGAAGACCATCAGTCCGAACAACCCCACCCGGCCGAAGAGCCGGTACACCACCAGGACCATGCACAGGTCCACCAACGCAAACAGTATCCACAATGTCTCATTCATGGCCGTGGATGTGCCTCTATTTCCGCGTCAGGTCA from Pseudodesulfovibrio thermohalotolerans includes the following:
- a CDS encoding queuosine precursor transporter, which codes for MNETLWILFALVDLCMVLVVYRLFGRVGLFGLMVFNLLLCNIQVLKTVQLFGLTTTLGNVLYASVFLSTDLLSEFYGKKEARKGVLLGFVTLVMMVGYMQIALYFQPAADDFAQPHLEALFGFLPRVALASMAAYLVSQLHDVWAFHAIRERTGEKYLWLRNNASTMLSQLLDSAIFCVIAFWGVFPMNVFMEILISTYIIKVVVAALDTPFIYLAKHLFRKEHTPQNA